A part of Candida albicans SC5314 chromosome 2, complete sequence genomic DNA contains:
- the UGA1 gene encoding 4-aminobutyrate transaminase (Putative GABA transaminase; transcription regulated by Mig1 and Tup1; stationary phase enriched protein; rat catheter and Spider biofilm induced): MSSKSVSSLYFPEEPKEPVVVDSHAKSKEIADRLGKVFDNRGVYFVADYEKSVGNYIADVDGNVYLDVYAQIASIPLGYNNPALIETAKSDKMIRAIVDRPAIGNFPGKDTDEIVSEILKVAPKGQDKVWSGLSGADANELAFKAAFFYYQAKKRGYTTQFSEEEMKSVMQNEAPGSPELAILSFERGFHGRLFASGSTTCSKPIHKLDMPSFKWPKAQFPSYKYPLDKYAEENKKEDERCLKIVDDIIQNNKIPVAAVLVEPIQSEGGDNHASAEFFQGLRDITLKHGSLLIMDEVQTGVGATGVMWAHERFNLQPPPDLVTFSKKFQSAGYFFHDPEIIPNFAYRQFNTWCGDPARMILAGAIGQEILKHDLVKRAAEVGDYLFKKLEQLQEKYPKYIKDLRGKDRATFIAWSLESGEARNKFLSDMKTVGVNIGGCAEDSVRLRPTLVFEEQHADILVSAIDKLLGSY, encoded by the coding sequence ATGTCTAGCAAATCAGTTTCCTCCCTTTACTTCCCAGAAGAACCAAAAGAACCAGTCGTTGTTGATTCACACGCTAAAAGCAAAGAAATTGCTGACCGTTTAGGTAAAGTCTTTGACAATCGTGGCGTTTACTTTGTTGCCGACTATGAAAAGTCCGTTGGTAACTACATTGCTGATGTTGATGGAAACGTTTACTTGGATGTTTATGCTCAAATTGCTTCTATCCCATTGGGTTACAACAATCCTGCATTGATTGAAACCGCCAAATCCGACAAGATGATCAGAGCCATTGTTGACAGACCAGCCATTGGTAATTTCCCAGGTAAAGACACtgatgaaattgtttcTGAAATTCTCAAGGTTGCTCCAAAAGGTCAAGATAAAGTTTGGTCTGGTTTGTCTGGTGCCGATGCTAACGAATTGGCATTCAAAGCCGCtttcttttattatcaaGCCAAGAAGAGAGGTTACACCACACAATTttcagaagaagaaatgaaatcaGTTATGCAAAACGAAGCTCCAGGTTCTCCAGAATTGGCTATTTTGTCATTTGAAAGAGGTTTCCATGGTAGATTGTTTGCTTCTGGTTCTACCACTTGTTCCAAACCAATTCACAAATTGGATATGCCATCCTTCAAATGGCCAAAAGCTCAATTCCCATCTTACAAATACCCATTGGATAAATACGCCGAAGAGAACAAAAAGGAAGATGAAAGATGCttgaaaattgttgatgacatcattcaaaacaacaagatcCCTGTTGCAGCCGTATTGGTTGAACCAATTCAATCCGAAGGTGGTGATAACCACGCTTCTGCTGAATTTTTCCAAGGTTTAAGAGATATCACTTTGAAGCATGGTTCATTGTTGATCATGGATGAAGTTCAAACTGGTGTCGGTGCCACCGGTGTTATGTGGGCCCACGAAAGATTCAACTTGCAACCACCTCCAGATTTGGTCACTTTCTCCAAGAAATTCCAATCTGCTGGTTACTTTTTCCACGACCCAGAAATCATTCCAAACTTTGCTTACAGACAATTCAACACCTGGTGTGGTGATCCAGCAAGAATGATTTTGGCTGGTGCCATTGGACAAGAAATCCTCAAGCATGATTTAGTCAAGAGAGCAGCCGAAGTTGGTGACTACTTGttcaagaaattggaaCAATTGCAAGAAAAATACCCTAAATATATCAAAGACCTTAGAGGAAAAGACAGAGCCACTTTCATTGCCTGGTCTTTGGAAAGTGGTGAAGCAAGAAACAAGTTCTTGAGTGACATGAAGACTGTTGGTGTCAATATTGGTGGCTGTGCCGAAGACTCTGTTAGATTGAGACCAACTTTGGTTTTTGAAGAACAACATGCTGATATCTTAGTTAGCGCCATTGACAAATTGTTGGGCAGTTACTAA